A genomic segment from Necator americanus strain Aroian chromosome III, whole genome shotgun sequence encodes:
- a CDS encoding hypothetical protein (NECATOR_CHRIII.G10175.T1): MINTAIGMRFFAVLVPLSILVLGASTSADFQTIGFKDCKSKFKILDVQASGCDLKDTPNGKKLCEFKEGTTPRIRIKFVPDQTVNSLKTQIKAKIGQTFLEFPMADADACKYGVKCPVEAGKESVYEKGIEIINNYPKDETVQVNWMVNKDDGKAVCIIFLARIVA, from the exons ATGATCAATACTGCAATCGGG atgaggTTCTTTGCTGTATTAGTTCCCCTCTCAATTCTGGTTCTGGGTGCTTCGACATCTGCGGATTTTCAAACTATTGGATTCAAAGATTGCA AGTCCAAGTTCAAAATCCTTGATGTACAAGCGTCCGGATGCGATCTGAAAGATACCCCTAACGGGAAAAAACTTTGCGAATTCAAGGAAGGAACAACACCAAGAATTAGGATCAAATTTGTGCCGG ATCAGACTGTTAACAGTCTCAAAACACAGATTAAAGCGAAAATTGGTCAGACTTTTTTGGAGTTCCCCATGGCCGATGCTGATGCCTGCAAATACG GTGTAAAATGTCCAGTTGAAGCTGGAAAGGAATCCGTCTACGAGAAAGGCATCGAAATAATCAATAACTATCCGAAG GACGAAACGGTTCAAGTGAATTGGATGGTGAACAAAGACGACGGAAAGGCGGTATGCATCATATTTTTGGCACGAATAGTAGCATGA